The DNA window GGTTATGCATCACACTACATGGTTACTGATACAGATAAAATGGAAGCGGTACTTGACAACCCATTCATTTTAATTACTGACAAAAAAATCTCAAACATTCAGGAGATTTTACCGGTATTAGAGCAAGTCGTTCAACAAGGTCGTCCAATTTTGATTATTGCTGAAGATGTTGAAGGTGAAGCACTTGCAACTTTGGTAGTAAATAAACTACGCGGTACTTTCAACGCAGTAGCAGTTAAAGCTCCAGGCTTCGGTGACCGTCGTAAAGCAATGTTAGAAGATATTGCTGTATTAACTGGTGGTCAAGTAATTACACAAGATCTTGGTTTGGATTTAAAATCAGCTGATTTATCATCTTTAGGTCGTGCTGCTAAAGTTATCGTATCAAAAGATAACACAACAATTGTTGAGGGTGCTGGTAACACAGATGCAGTAGCTGGTCGCGTTAACCAAATCCGTGCACAACTTGCTGAAACAGCATCAGAATTCGATAAAGAAAAATTACAAGAGCGCTTAGCTAAATTAGCTGGTGGTGTTGCAGTTATTAAAGTTGGTGCTGCAACAGAAACAGAATTAAAAGAGCGCAAATTACGTATTGAAGACGCATTGAACTCAACTCGTGCAGCAGTAGAAGAAGGTATCGTATCAGGTGGTGGTACAGCACTTCTAAATGTATACGCGGCAGTTGAAAAAGTATTGGATCAAGTAGAAGGCGATGTAGCAACTGGTGTACGCATTATTTTACGTGCATTAGAAGAGCCGGTTCGTCAAATTGCTGAAAACGCTGGTTTAGAAGGTTCAATTATCGTTGACCGTTTAAAACGCGAAGAAGTAGGCATTGGTTTCAATGCGGCAACAGGCGAGTGGGTAAACATGGTTGAAGCGGGTGTAGTTGACCCAGCAAAAGTAACACGTTCAGCATTACAAAATGCAGCTTCAGTAGCTTCACTGTTCTTAACAACAGAAGCAGTAGTTGCAGACATCCCAGAACCAGCAGGCAGCGGTATGCCGGACATGGGCGGCATGGGTATGCCAGGAATGATGTAAGTTCATTAAGTAACTTAGATTGTTGTTATAATATAATCGGTTGTTTTGTTTATTAGCAAAACAACCGTTTTTTTTTTTGACATTTTTGGTATTTAACTAACCGATAAATTATAATATGAGAAGGTTCCGGAAAAAGGGGGAAATTGGATGAAAAGATTTTCGGTTTTGGTAACGCTTATTTTATTTTTACAACTCGT is part of the Solibacillus isronensis genome and encodes:
- the groL gene encoding chaperonin GroEL (60 kDa chaperone family; promotes refolding of misfolded polypeptides especially under stressful conditions; forms two stacked rings of heptamers to form a barrel-shaped 14mer; ends can be capped by GroES; misfolded proteins enter the barrel where they are refolded when GroES binds); translated protein: MSKDIKFSEEARSLMAAGVDKLANAVKVTLGPKGRNVVLEKKFGSPLITNDGVSIAKEIELENAYENMGAKLVAEVASKTNEIAGDGTTTATVLAQAMIREGLKNVTAGANPVGIRKGMDKAVAAALTELQTIARPVENKESIAQVAAISSSDEEIGQYIADAMERVGNDGVITIEESKGFTTELDVVEGMQFDRGYASHYMVTDTDKMEAVLDNPFILITDKKISNIQEILPVLEQVVQQGRPILIIAEDVEGEALATLVVNKLRGTFNAVAVKAPGFGDRRKAMLEDIAVLTGGQVITQDLGLDLKSADLSSLGRAAKVIVSKDNTTIVEGAGNTDAVAGRVNQIRAQLAETASEFDKEKLQERLAKLAGGVAVIKVGAATETELKERKLRIEDALNSTRAAVEEGIVSGGGTALLNVYAAVEKVLDQVEGDVATGVRIILRALEEPVRQIAENAGLEGSIIVDRLKREEVGIGFNAATGEWVNMVEAGVVDPAKVTRSALQNAASVASLFLTTEAVVADIPEPAGSGMPDMGGMGMPGMM